A genome region from Arachis duranensis cultivar V14167 chromosome 8, aradu.V14167.gnm2.J7QH, whole genome shotgun sequence includes the following:
- the LOC127741212 gene encoding uncharacterized protein LOC127741212 yields the protein MEFELDAFSPEILNEINCSGLPPHKLVLKVGAPVMLLRNIDQTNGLCNGTRMQVRRMENHVIECKTLTGNKAGSIVLIPRLNLIPNNETLPVRFQRKQFPIIMSFAMTINKSQGQTLSKVGIYLPRPVFTHGQLYAALSRVTSKDSLRVLLQDHEHLEDNCTMNVVYREVFESL from the coding sequence ATGGAATTTGAGTTAGATGCTTTCTCGCCGGAGATTCTAAATGAAATAAATTGTTCAGGTCTACCACCACACAAGTTGGTTCTAAAGGTTGGCGCTCCTGTTATGTTGCTGCGAAATATAGACCAAACTAATGGTTTGTGCAATGGAACAAGGATGCAAGTTAGAAGAATGGAAAATCATGTGATAGAATGCAAGACTTTAACTGGTAACAAAGCTGGAAGTATTGTTCTTATCCCAAGACTGAATCTAATTCCAAATAATGAAACATTACCGGTCAGGTTTCAAAGAAAACAATTCCCAATTATCATGTCATTTGCAATGACAATAAATAAGTCTCAGGGACAAACTCTATCGAAAGTTGGAATTTACCTTCCAAGACCAGTTTTCACCCATGGTCAATTGTATGCTGCGTTATCAAGGGTAACGAGTAAAGATAGTCTGCGAGTGCTGTTGCAAGATCATGAACACTTGGAAGATAACTGCACGATGAATGTGGTATATAGAGAAGTTTTTGAGAGCCTATAA
- the LOC107460861 gene encoding uncharacterized protein LOC107460861, which yields MAVFSTYVYEVEYGSDFGSYTRVRAHLLKISGKGIRFCAKVTSTKLEELKKLDSESTLLHESKKAKSIPLPLLSNASEIDSRKRRATGPLEKAFNVNARETLDLHIARMFFSSGLPFHLAKNSYFVKAFSYAANNYIDGYIPPGYNKLRTTLLEKEKQHVERMLEPTKNSWSGKGVSIVSDGWSDPQRRPLLNFMAVTESGPIFLKAVDCSDEIKDKDYVAKQIRDVIREVGLSNVVQIVTNNAPLLNVAPTRFASTIVMLKRFRLLKQGLKEMVISEKWSSYKEDNIGRAEVVTEKILSENWWQKIDYILAFTNPIYDVLRSTDTDAPTLHLVHDMWDSMIKKVKSAIYLYERKDEQESLSFYDVVHSILVQRWTKSSTPLHCLAHSLNPRYFPNEEERRKVNIELASFSDGRGVFDDYDSLNDRGIVDAKSWWLIHGSKAKFLQPIALSLLEQPSSSSYCERNWSTYSFIHSLKRNKLKPKRAENLVFVHTNLRLFSRKTPQHNKGETMMWDIAGDAFSPIDEENGVFEVAHLSLDEPELERVTFSNDEDINHI from the exons ATGGCAGTATTCAGCACTTATGTATATGAAGTGGAATATGGCAGTGACTT TGGTTCTTATACTAGAGTAAGAGCACATTTATTGAAGATTTCAGGAAAAGGAATTAGATTTTGTGCAAAAGTTACATCAACAAAGCTTGAAGAACTTAAGAAACTTGATAGTGAAAGTACATTGTTGCATGAAAGTAAAAAGGCTAAGTCAATTCCTCTTCCACTCTTATCTAATGCAAGTGAAATTgattcaagaaaaagaagagctACTGGACCTTTAGAGAAAGCTTTTAATGTGAATGCAAGGGAGACTCTAGATTTACATATTGCTAGAATGTTTTTTTCATCTGGATTACCTTTTCATCTAGCAAAAAATTCGTATTTTGTCAAAGCTTTTTCTTATGCTGCCAATAATTATATTGATGGTTATATTCCTCCTGGATATAATAAATTGAGGACAACTTTGCTTGAGAAAGAGAAGCAACATGTGGAGAGAATGTTAGAACCTACTAAGAATTCATGGAGTGGAAAGGGAGTGAGCATTGTAAGTGATGGATGGAGTGATCCCCAAAGGAGGCCTCTTCTTAATTTTATGGCTGTAACTGAAAGTGGGCCTATATTTTTGAAAGCTGTAGATTGTTCAGATGAGATCAAAGACAAGGATTATGTTGCAAAGCAAATAAGAGATGTCATAAGAGAAGTCGGTCTCTCAAATGTAGTGCAGATTGTGACTAATAATGCTCCG TTGCTTAATGTTGCTCCTACTCGATTTGCTTCTACTATTGTGATGCTCAAAAGATTTAGGTTGTTAAAGCAAGGCCTCAAAGAGATGGTTATAAGTGAGAAGTGGTCTTCATACAAGGAAGATAATATTGGCAGAGCTGAGGTTGTTACAGAAAAGATTTTGAGTGAAAATTGGTGGcaaaaaattgattatattcTTGCTTTCACAAATCCTATTTATGATGTTTTAAGAAGTACAGACACAGATGCACCTACTCTTCATTTGGTCCATGATATGTGGGATTCAATGATCAAgaaagtaaaaagtgctatataTCTCtatgaaagaaaagatgaacaaGAGTCATTGTCCTTCTACGATGTTGTGCACTCAATATTAGTTCAAAGATGGACAAAAAGTAGCACACCTCTTCATTGTTTAGCACATTCATTGAATCCAAG GTATTTTCCTAatgaagaagagaggagaaaggTAAACATTGAACTTGCAAGCTTTTCTGATGGTAGAGGTGTCTTTGATGATTATGACTCTTTGAATGATAGAGGCATAGTTGATGCAAAGTCTTGGTGGCTAATTCATGGTAGTAAAGCAAAATTTCTTCAACCAATTGCTCTTAGCCTACTAGAGCaaccatcttcatcttcttattgTGAAAGGAATTGGAGCACATATTCTTTTATCCATTCCCTGAAAAGAAATAAGTTGAAGCCTAAACGTGCAGAAAATTTAGTATTTGTCCACACTAATCTTCgtcttttttcaagaaaaaCTCCACAACATAATAAAGGAGAAACTATGATGTGGGATATTGCTGGAGATGCTTTTTCACCAATTGATGAAGAAAATGGTGTTTTTGAAGTTGCTCACCTTTCTCTTGATGAACCGGAGTTGGAAAGAGTGACTTTTTCTAATGATGAAGATATCAACCATATATGA
- the LOC107460890 gene encoding 7-deoxyloganetin glucosyltransferase — protein MMNSLKPHHAVCIPYPAQGHISPMIKLAKLLHFNGFNITFVNTEFNHKRLLRSNGPDFLSDHHNPFFRFNTIPDGLPGSDVDATQDTPTLCESLRRNCLAPFRNLLFKLNSAEDAPPVSCIVSDGVMSFTLIAAEELGIPEVLFWTMSASGFLCYLHCDQLIEKGITPFKDVSYLTNDEYLERNTIDWIPGIKELRLRDVPSFIKTTDPDDIMLQVLLEEVGRTKESNCPIILNTFDALEHDALEAISSILPPPIYTIGPLNSLSKHILHDKDYMNTVGCNLWKEERECLKWLDTKDPNSVIYVNFGSITIMTSEQLVEFAWGLANCNHSFLWVIRPDLVAGDNAVLTQEFVTETENRGMLSGWCPQEEVLGHPAIGGFLTHSGWNSTVESLSSGVPMICWPFFSEQPTNCRLCCKEWGVGLEIEGGVVRERVEKLVRELMEGEKGKELTKKALEWKILAQDSTTRENGSSFMNFDELVRHLLAGHN, from the exons atgatgaattcATTGAAGCCTCATCATGCAGTTTGCATACCATACCCAGCACAAGGCCACATAAGCCCAATGATCAAACTAGCAAAGCTTCTTCACTTCAATGGTTTCAACATCACTTTCGTCAACACAGAGTTCAATCACAAGCGCCTTCTAAGATCTAACGGTCCTGATTTCCTTAGCGACCATCACAACCCTTTCTTTCGTTTCAATACAATCCCTGATGGTCTACCTGGGTCCGATGTGGACGCCACACAGGATACTCCCACCCTCTGTGAGTCGCTTAGAAGAAATTGCTTAGCTCCGTTTAGGAACCTCTTGTTCAAACTTAACAGCGCCGAGGATGCTCCTCCAGTTTCTTGCATAGTCTCTGATGGTGTCATGAGCTTTACCTTAATTGCTGCCGAAGAATTGGGAATTCCTGAGGTGCTTTTTTGGACTATGAGTGCTTCTGGGTTCTTGTGTTACCTTCACTGTGatcaattaattgaaaaaggGATAACACCCTTCAAAG ATGTGAGTTATTTAACAAATGATGAGTATTTGGAGAGAAATACCATCGATTGGATACCAGGCATCAAAGAATTAAGGTTAAGGGATGTTCCCAGCTTCATCAAAACCACAGACCCAGATGACATTATGCTACAAGTTTTGCTTGAAGAAGTTGGCAGAACTAAGGAATCAAATTGCCCAATCATTCTCAACACATTTGATGCATTAGAGCATGATGCCTTGGAAGCAATTTCATCCATTTTGCCTCCTCCTATCTACACCATTGGTCCCTTAAATTCACTCTCCAAACACATCTTACATGATAAGGATTACATGAACACTGTGGGATGCAACCTGTGGAAGGAGGAACGAGAGTGTCTTAAATGGCTTGACACCAAGGATCCAAACTCTGTGATTTACGTGAACTTTGGGAGCATCACGATTATGACGAGTGAGCAATTGGTTGAGTTTGCATGGGGACTCGCTAACTGCAACCATTCTTTCTTGTGGGTCATAAGACCGGATCTGGTCGCCGGCGACAACGCAGTTCTTACTCAAGAGTTCGTTACAGAGACAGAAAACAGAGGCATGTTATCAG GTTGGTGTCCTCAAGAGGAAGTGCTGGGTCACCCTGCGATTGGAGGATTCTTGACACACAGTGGTTGGAATTCGACGGTGGAGAGCTTGAGTAGCGGCGTGCCAATGATATGTTGGCCTTTTTTCTCGGAGCAACCGACAAACTGTCGactttgttgcaaggaatggggTGTTGGGTTGGAGATAGAAGGTGGTGTGGTGAGGGAGAGAGTTGAGAAGCTTGTGAGGGAGTTGATGGAGGGAGAGAAGGGGAAGGAGTTGACCAAGAAAGCCTTGGAATGGAAGATACTTGCACAAGATTCCACTACTCGTGAGAACGGGTCTTCgtttatgaattttgatgaACTTGTTCGTCATCTTCTTGCTGGCCATAATTAA
- the LOC127741211 gene encoding uncharacterized protein LOC127741211, producing MGGLFFLYGQGGCEKIFLWSTISCSIRSKRGIVLNVASNGIAVLLLPNGRTAHSRFKIPLAINEDSLCSIKQGSPLARLISKAKLIIWDETPMISKYCYETLDKCLKDILRCSDSYNAHLPFGGKVVVLGRDFRQILPVILRGSRKDIIQSSINSSYLWHNCKVLKLTKNEIVTR from the coding sequence ATGGGTGGACTTTTCTTCTTATACGGTCAAGGTGGTTGTGAAAAAATATTCTTATGGTCAACTATATCATGCTCAATTAGGTCTAAAAGAGGTATAGTTTTAAATGTTGCTTCGAATGGGATTGCTGTACTTTTGTTGCCTAATGGAAGAACTGCACATTCAAGGTTTAAAATTCCTTTGGCCATAAATGAGGATTCTTTGTGTAGCATTAAACAGGGAAGTCCTCTTGCAAGGTTAATATCCAAGGCCAAATTAATCATATGGGATGAAACTCCAATGATAAGTAAGTATTGTTACGAAACTTTAGACAAATGTCTTAAAGACATCTTAAGGTGCTCAGATTCGTATAATGCTCATTTGCCATTTGGAGGTAAAGTTGTTGTTCTCGGAAgagattttagacaaatttTACCTGTGATTCTCAGAGGCTCAAGGAAAGATATAATTCAGTCTTCTATTAATTCTTCATATTTGTGGCATAACTGTAAGGTTTTGAAGCTTACAAAAAATGAGATTGTCACTAggtga